A genomic window from Leisingera sp. M658 includes:
- a CDS encoding mandelate racemase/muconate lactonizing enzyme family protein has product MKIKKIELYQQDLPYSGGVYMLSGGREYRSFDASFVRITTDTGLEGWGESTPFGATYIAAHALGARAGIAEIAPYLLGRDPRQMDRINEAMDEALLGHNHAKSAIDLACWDLFGKSVNLPVCELLGGSTGKRLPVISSIYAGSPEDMRARVAQHREMGYLGHSVKVGALDSEGGPALDAERIRASLADRQPGEFFLVDANGGLTPETALRMLRMLPEGLDFVLEAPCKTWRETMSLRKRCTVPIILDELVQQDEDIALMLAEDVADGIGLKISKAGGLTHGRRHRDMCLAAGATVSVQDTVGSAIAFSAIAHLGATVPERSLRCILDCRDMVTLKTAEFDAAVKDGGVLVPDAPGLGITVDRDLMGAPEMVWEA; this is encoded by the coding sequence GTGAAGATCAAAAAGATCGAGCTTTATCAGCAGGACCTGCCCTATTCCGGCGGTGTCTACATGCTGTCGGGCGGGCGGGAATACCGCAGTTTTGATGCGTCTTTCGTGCGCATCACCACCGATACCGGGCTGGAGGGCTGGGGCGAGAGCACGCCGTTCGGCGCCACCTATATCGCCGCGCATGCCTTGGGCGCGCGGGCGGGGATTGCCGAGATTGCGCCCTATCTGCTGGGCCGTGATCCGCGCCAGATGGACCGCATCAACGAGGCGATGGACGAGGCGCTGCTGGGCCACAATCACGCCAAATCGGCAATTGATCTGGCCTGCTGGGACCTGTTCGGGAAATCGGTGAACCTGCCTGTTTGCGAATTGCTGGGCGGCTCAACCGGGAAACGCCTGCCGGTGATCTCCTCGATCTATGCGGGCAGCCCTGAGGACATGCGCGCCCGCGTCGCCCAGCACCGCGAGATGGGCTATCTGGGGCATTCGGTCAAGGTCGGCGCGCTGGACAGCGAAGGCGGCCCGGCGCTGGACGCCGAACGCATCCGCGCGTCGCTGGCCGACCGGCAGCCGGGCGAGTTCTTTCTGGTCGATGCCAATGGCGGGCTGACGCCGGAAACCGCGCTGCGGATGCTGCGGATGCTGCCCGAGGGGCTGGATTTTGTGCTGGAGGCGCCCTGCAAGACCTGGCGCGAGACGATGTCGCTGCGCAAGCGCTGCACGGTGCCGATCATCCTGGATGAGCTGGTGCAGCAGGATGAGGACATCGCCCTGATGCTGGCGGAGGATGTGGCCGATGGCATCGGCCTCAAGATCTCCAAGGCGGGAGGGCTGACCCATGGGCGGCGGCACCGGGACATGTGTCTGGCTGCGGGCGCAACCGTCAGTGTGCAGGATACGGTCGGCTCAGCCATCGCGTTCTCGGCCATTGCGCATCTGGGCGCGACGGTGCCGGAGCGGTCCCTGCGCTGCATTCTGGACTGCCGCGATATGGTGACGCTGAAAACCGCGGAATTCGACGCAGCCGTCAAGGACGGCGGCGTGCTGGTGCCGGATGCGCCTGGTCTTGGGATCACCGTTGACCGCGATCTGATGGGCGCGCCGGAGATGGTCTGGGAAGCGTGA
- a CDS encoding alcohol dehydrogenase family protein — translation MIPSKMAAVLLTGHGGIGKLEYRTDVPVPQPKAGEVLIRIAAAGINNTDINTRIGWYSKAVDADTNAGGATGFDSVDDDDASWSGKPLEFPRIQGADACGTIAAVGEGVDPTRIGERVLVRNMLRSYVDYRPYECWTFGSECDGGFAQFAVAPARETHAVNCNWSDAELASIPCAYSTAENMLHRVGLGAETVLISGASGGVGSAAVQLAKRRGATVIALSSAAKADEVLALGADRVVDRNADLRRELGEGSVDVVVDLVAGEQWPAFMDVLRRGGRYATAGAIAGPISEIDVRTLYLKDLTLMGCTFQEDEVFANLISYIEAGEIRPLVAKTYPLAEIATAQEDFLSKKHTGKLVLMIPEAEA, via the coding sequence ATGATTCCCAGCAAAATGGCGGCGGTGCTGCTGACCGGCCACGGCGGTATCGGCAAACTGGAGTACCGCACCGATGTGCCGGTGCCGCAGCCCAAGGCGGGCGAGGTGCTGATCCGCATCGCGGCGGCGGGCATCAACAACACCGATATCAACACCCGTATCGGCTGGTATTCCAAGGCGGTGGATGCGGACACCAATGCGGGCGGCGCCACCGGGTTTGACAGCGTCGATGACGATGACGCCAGCTGGTCCGGCAAACCGCTGGAGTTTCCGCGCATTCAGGGCGCGGACGCTTGCGGGACAATCGCGGCGGTGGGGGAGGGGGTTGATCCCACCCGCATCGGCGAGCGGGTGCTGGTGCGCAACATGCTGCGTTCTTACGTCGATTACCGCCCCTATGAATGCTGGACCTTCGGCAGCGAATGCGACGGCGGTTTTGCCCAGTTTGCGGTGGCTCCTGCACGCGAAACCCATGCGGTGAACTGCAACTGGTCTGACGCGGAACTGGCCTCGATCCCTTGCGCCTATTCGACGGCTGAGAACATGCTGCACCGGGTTGGCCTTGGCGCCGAAACCGTGCTGATTTCGGGCGCGTCGGGCGGCGTCGGCTCTGCCGCCGTGCAATTGGCCAAGCGCCGCGGCGCCACTGTGATCGCGCTGTCCTCTGCTGCAAAAGCGGATGAGGTGCTGGCGCTTGGCGCCGACCGGGTGGTGGATCGCAACGCTGATCTGCGCCGCGAACTGGGCGAGGGATCCGTCGATGTGGTGGTCGATCTGGTTGCCGGTGAGCAATGGCCTGCGTTTATGGACGTTTTACGGCGCGGCGGGCGTTATGCCACCGCTGGCGCCATCGCCGGGCCGATCAGCGAAATCGACGTGCGCACACTGTATCTGAAGGACCTGACCCTGATGGGCTGCACCTTTCAGGAGGACGAGGTGTTCGCCAATCTGATTTCTTACATTGAGGCCGGAGAAATCCGCCCGCTGGTCGCCAAGACCTATCCGCTGGCCGAGATTGCCACTGCGCAGGAAGATTTCCTAAGCAAGAAACACACCGGCAAGCTGGTGCTGATGATTCCGGAGGCCGAGGCGTGA